One Gossypium hirsutum isolate 1008001.06 chromosome A11, Gossypium_hirsutum_v2.1, whole genome shotgun sequence genomic window carries:
- the LOC107962309 gene encoding elongation factor 2 yields the protein MVKFTAEELRSIMDRKHNIRNMSVIAHVDHGKSTLTDSLVAAAGIIAQEVAGDVRMTDTRADEAERGITIKSTGISLYYEMADESVKSFKGDRQGNEYLINLIDSPGHVDFSSEVTAALRITDGALVVVDCIEGVCVQTETVLRQALGERIRPVLTVNKMDRCFLELQVDGEEAYQTFQRVIENANVIMATYEDPLLGDVQVYPEKGTVAFSAGLHGWAFTLTNFAKMYASKFGVDESKMMERLWGENYFDPASKKWTTKSTGTASCKRGFVQFCYEPIKQIINTCMNDQKDKLWPMLQKLGVTMKSDEKDLMGKALMKRVMQTWLPASSALLEMMIFHLPSPTKAQKYRVENLYEGPLDDIYANAIRNCDPEGPLMLYVSKMIPASDKGRFFAFGRVFSGKVATGMKVRIMGPNYVPGEKKDLYVKSVQRTVIWMGKKQETVEDVPCGNTVAMVGLDQFITKNATLTNEKEVESHPIRAMKFSVSPVVRVAVQCKVASDLPKLVEGLKRLAKSDPMVVCTIEESGEHIVAGAGELHLEICLKDLQEDFMGGAEIVKSDPVVSFRETVLERSCMTVMSKSPNKHNRLYMEARPLEEGLAEAIDDGRIGPRDDPKVRSKILAEEFGWDKDLAKKIWCFGPETTGPNMVVDMCKGVQYLNEIKDSVVAGFQWASKEGALSEENMRGICFEVCDVVLHADAIHRGGGQIIPTARRVFYASQLTAKPRLLEPVYLVEIQAPEQALGGIYSVLNQKRGHVFEEMQRPGTPLYNIKAYLPVIESFGFSSTLRAATSGQAFPQCGLDPRCRSLTPAFRVRRQAVS from the exons ATG GTGAAGTTTACAGCTGAGGAGCTCCGTTCTATTATGGACCGGAAACACAACATCCGTAATATGTCTGTTATTGCCCATGTCGATCACG GGAAATCAACTCTTACTGATTCTCTTGTCGCTGCTGCTGGTATCATTGCGCAAGAAGTTGCTGGTGATGTACGTATGACAGATACTCGTGCCGATGAGGCAGAGCGTGGTATCACAATTAAGTCTACCGGTATCTCCTTGTATTATGAAATGGCTGATGAATCTGTGAAGAGTTTCAAAGGAGATAGGCAAGGGAATGAGTACCTCATCAATCTTATTGATTCTCCCGGGCATGTTGACTTCTCATCGGAGGTTACAGCTGCTCTTCGTATTACTGATGGTGCCCTTGTGGTTGTTGACTGTATTGAAGGTGTCTGTGTGCAGACCGAGACTGTTCTCCGTCAGGCTCTTGGAGAAAGGATCAGGCCCGTCTTGACTGTTAACAAGATGGACCGATGTTTCCTTGAGCTCCAGGTTGATGGAGAGGAGGCTTACCAGACATTCCAGAGAGTGATCGAAAACGCTAATGTCATCATGGCCACGTATGAGGATCCTCTTCTGGGTGATGTTCAAGTCTACCCCGAGAAGGGAACAGTTGCGTTCTCTGCCGGTTTGCATGGTTGGGCATTTACCCTGACCAACTTTGCTAAAATGTATGCCTCGAAGTTTGGAGTCGATGAATCAAAAATGATGGAAAGACTTTGGGGTGAGAACTACTTTGATCCGGCTTCCAAGAAGTGGACTACCAAGAGCACCGGCACTGCCAGCTGCAAACGTGGATTTGTTCAATTCTGTTATGAACCCATCAAGCAGATTATAAACACTTGTATGAATGACCAGAAAGATAAGCTCTGGCCAATGTTGCAAAAGCTCGGTGTCACCATGAAATCTGATGAGAAGGATTTGATGGGAAAAGCCTTAATGAAGCGTGTAATGCAGACTTGGCTTCCCGCAAGCAGTGCTCTCCTCGAAATGATGATCTTTCACTTGCCTTCTCCTACTAAGGCTCAGAAGTACCGTGTTGAGAACTTGTATGAGGGTCCTCTCGATGATATTTATGCTAACGCCATCAGGAACTGCGATCCTGAGGGTCCCCTTATGCTTTATGTTTCAAAGATGATTCCTGCTTCTGATAAGGGTAGATTCTTTGCTTTCGGACGTGTATTTTCTGGCAAAGTTGCAACTGGTATGAAGGTCAGAATCATGGGCCCAAACTATGTTCCGGGTGAGAAGAAAGACTTATACGTTAAGAGTGTACAGAGAACTGTTATTTGGATGGGAAAGAAGCAGGAAACCGTTGAGGATGTGCCTTGCGGTAACACAGTTGCTATGGTCGGCTTGGATCAATTTATCACGAAGAACGCAACTTTAACTAATGAGAAGGAAGTTGAATCCCACCCAATACGTGCCATGAAGTTCTCTGTCTCACCTGTTGTCCGCGTTGCTGTTCAGTGTAAGGTTGCATCCGATCTTCCCAAACTCGTTGAAGGGTTGAAGCGTTTAGCTAAGTCTGATCCTATGGTGGTTTGTACTATCGAAGAGTCGGGAGAGCACATTGTTGCAGGCGCTGGTGAACTCCACCTCGAGATCTGTCTCAAGGATTTACAAGAAGATTTTATGGGTGGCGCTGAGATTGTTAAATCGGACCCTGTTGTGTCTTTTCGTGAGACTGTACTTGAGAGATCGTGTATGACTGTGATGAGCAAGTCTCCTAACAAGCACAACCGTCTCTACATGGAAGCTCGACCCCTGGAGGAAGGTCTTGCTGAGGCCATAGATGACGGGCGTATCGGTCCAAGAGATGACCCCAAGGTTCGTTCCAAGATCTTGGCTGAGGAGTTTGGTTGGGACAAAGATCTTGCTAAGAAGATTTGGTGTTTTGGCCCCGAGACCACTGGTCCTAACATGGTTGTCGATATGTGTAAAGGAGTTCAGTACCTTAATGAAATTAAGGATTCTGTTGTCGCTGGGTTCCAGTGGGCATCAAAGGAAGGTGCACTCTCCGAAGAGAACATGAGAGGTATCTGCTTCGAAGTCTGTGATGTGGTTCTCCACGCTGATGCAATCCACAGAGGTGGTGGTCAGATCATTCCAACTGCTCGACGAGTTTTCTATGCATCTCAGCTTACGGCCAAGCCAAGGCTTCTCGAGCCCGTTTACTTAGTCGAGATCCAAGCTCCTGAGCAAGCACTTGGTGGTATTTACAGTGTTCTTAACCAGAAACGTGGACACGTCTTCGAGGAAATGCAGAGGCCTGGAACACCACTCTACAACATAAAAGCTTACCTTCCAGTCATCGAGTCATTCGGATTCTCCAGCACACTAAGGGCTGCAACATCAGGACAGGCTTTCCCACAATGTGGTTTGGATCCAAGATGCAGATCATTGACCCCGGCTTTCCGAGTACGAAGACAAGCTGTAAGCTAA